A stretch of Flavobacterium sp. N1994 DNA encodes these proteins:
- a CDS encoding YdcH family protein encodes MEKHNLLQEFPELQDKIHELKVSDTHFRKLFDDYHELEHQIHRINIGTEIANEQFTHELKAKLLFLKDEIYAYLNR; translated from the coding sequence ATGGAAAAACACAATTTACTACAAGAATTCCCTGAACTTCAGGATAAAATCCACGAATTAAAAGTATCCGATACGCATTTCAGAAAACTATTTGATGATTACCACGAATTGGAGCATCAGATTCACCGAATCAATATCGGAACTGAAATTGCTAACGAACAATTTACGCACGAATTAAAAGCGAAGTTGTTGTTCCTAAAAGATGAAATATACGCCTATTTGAATAGATAA